A region from the Poecilia reticulata strain Guanapo linkage group LG12, Guppy_female_1.0+MT, whole genome shotgun sequence genome encodes:
- the mlana gene encoding melanoma antigen recognized by T-cells 1, which yields MLCNRTTGMPRGDFNVYFASGRRGYVRAEEAVGIGLLVVVLAGLFILGCWYLKKRTGYKMIRSTGSGSAGFTGGQYSEPGTSADNKMALADFGSFQSVVPNAPPAYEKIPSGPLPPPYSP from the exons ATGTTGTGCAATCGTACAACCGGAATGCCTCGTGGAGACTTCAACGTCTACTTTGCCAGCGGACGGAGAGGATATGTCAGAGCTGAGGA GGCAGTCGGCATAGGTCTTCTGGTTGTTGTCCTCGCTGGCCTCTTCATTCTAGGCTGCTGGTACCTCAAGAAGAGGACTGGCTACAAAATGATCAGG AGCACCGGCTCAGGATCTGCAGGTTTTACAGGAGGCCAGTACTCAGAGCCAGGAACTTCAGCAGACAACAAAATGGCTCTTGCTGACTTCGGCAGCTTCCAATCAGTG GTTCCTAATGCTCCTCCAGCCTATGAGAAGATTCCTTCAGGACCACTGCCGCCTCCTTATTCCCCCTAA